The proteins below come from a single Fusobacterium nucleatum genomic window:
- the nrdD gene encoding anaerobic ribonucleoside-triphosphate reductase, translated as MKRVIKRDGSVVEFDKSRIINAIRKTFEQASREPNMKLIEKIASQVEDLPDKVLAVEQIQDIVVKKLMGSSEKDIAMSYQSYRTLKAEIREKEKGIYKQIGELVDASNEKLLSENANKDAKTISVQRDLLAGISSRDYYLNKIVPEHIKLAHIKGEIHLHDLDYLLFRETNCELVNIETMLRGGCNIGNAKMLEPNSVDVAVGHIVQIIASVSSNTYGGCSIPYLDRALVRYIKKTFKKHFLRGAKYIDELNEEQIEELKKKDLEYSNEEIKTKYPKTYRYSVDMTEESVKQAMQGLEYEINSLSTVNGQTPFTTVGIGTETSWEGRLVQKYVLKTRMAGFGAKKETAIFPKIVYAMCESLNLNEGDPNWDISQLAFECMTKSIYPDILFITPEQLKNETVVYPMGCRAFLSPWKDKNGKEKYAGRFNIGATSINLPRIAIKNRGDEEGFYKELDRILEICKDNCLFRARYLENTVAEMAPILWMSGALAEKKPKDTIKDLIWGGYSTVSIGYIGLSEVSQLLYGKDFSESEEVYKKTFNILKYIADKVLEYKQKYNLGFALYGTPSESLCDRFARIDKQEFGDIKGITDKGYYDNSFHVSSRINMSPFEKLRLEALGHKYSAGGHISYIETDSLTKNLDAIPDILRYAKMVGIHYMGINQPVDKCHICGYKGEFTATKEGFTCPQCGNHDSNEMSVIRRVCGYLSQPNARPFNKGKQEEIMHRVKHS; from the coding sequence ATGAAAAGAGTTATTAAAAGAGATGGTTCAGTGGTTGAGTTTGATAAAAGTAGAATAATAAATGCAATTAGAAAAACATTTGAGCAAGCTTCTAGGGAACCAAATATGAAATTAATAGAAAAAATTGCCTCCCAAGTAGAAGATTTGCCTGATAAAGTTTTAGCTGTTGAACAAATACAAGATATAGTGGTAAAAAAATTGATGGGCTCATCTGAAAAAGATATAGCTATGTCTTATCAAAGTTATAGAACTTTAAAAGCAGAAATAAGAGAAAAAGAAAAGGGAATATATAAACAAATTGGAGAGCTTGTAGATGCTTCTAATGAAAAGTTATTATCTGAAAATGCAAATAAAGATGCAAAAACTATTTCTGTTCAAAGAGATTTACTTGCTGGAATTTCCTCAAGAGATTATTACTTAAATAAAATAGTTCCAGAGCATATAAAATTAGCACATATAAAAGGTGAAATTCACTTACATGACTTAGATTATTTACTTTTTAGAGAAACAAACTGTGAACTTGTAAATATAGAAACTATGTTAAGAGGTGGTTGCAATATAGGTAATGCTAAAATGCTTGAGCCTAATTCTGTTGATGTTGCAGTTGGACATATAGTGCAAATAATTGCTTCAGTTTCATCTAATACCTATGGTGGCTGTTCTATACCTTATTTAGATAGAGCCTTAGTTAGATATATAAAGAAAACTTTTAAAAAGCATTTTTTAAGAGGAGCAAAATATATAGATGAATTAAATGAAGAACAAATAGAAGAATTAAAAAAGAAAGATTTGGAATACTCAAATGAAGAAATAAAAACTAAATATCCTAAAACTTATAGATATTCTGTTGATATGACAGAAGAATCTGTTAAACAAGCAATGCAAGGTTTAGAATATGAAATAAATTCTTTATCTACTGTAAATGGACAAACTCCTTTTACAACAGTAGGTATAGGGACTGAAACTTCTTGGGAAGGAAGACTTGTTCAAAAATATGTTTTAAAAACAAGAATGGCTGGTTTTGGTGCTAAAAAAGAAACCGCTATTTTCCCTAAAATAGTTTATGCAATGTGTGAGAGTTTAAATCTGAATGAAGGAGATCCTAACTGGGATATCTCTCAACTTGCATTTGAATGTATGACAAAATCAATTTATCCTGATATTTTATTCATTACTCCTGAGCAATTAAAAAATGAAACTGTTGTCTATCCTATGGGATGTAGAGCCTTCTTATCTCCTTGGAAAGATAAAAATGGTAAAGAAAAATATGCTGGAAGATTTAATATAGGAGCTACATCTATTAATCTCCCAAGGATAGCTATTAAAAATCGTGGAGATGAAGAAGGTTTCTATAAAGAACTTGATAGAATTTTAGAAATTTGTAAAGATAACTGCCTATTTAGAGCAAGGTATTTAGAAAATACTGTTGCAGAAATGGCACCTATTCTTTGGATGTCAGGAGCATTGGCAGAGAAAAAACCAAAAGATACAATTAAAGATTTAATTTGGGGAGGATATTCAACAGTATCAATAGGTTATATTGGACTTAGTGAAGTTTCTCAATTATTATATGGTAAAGATTTTTCTGAGTCAGAAGAAGTTTATAAAAAGACTTTTAATATCTTAAAATATATAGCTGATAAAGTTCTTGAATACAAGCAAAAATATAATTTAGGTTTTGCATTGTATGGAACTCCATCAGAATCTCTATGTGATAGGTTTGCAAGAATTGACAAACAAGAATTTGGAGATATAAAAGGAATAACAGATAAAGGTTACTATGATAATTCTTTCCATGTTTCTTCAAGAATAAATATGAGTCCATTTGAAAAATTAAGATTGGAAGCCTTAGGTCATAAATATTCAGCTGGTGGACATATAAGTTATATAGAAACTGATTCATTGACAAAGAATTTAGATGCAATACCAGATATTTTAAGATATGCTAAAATGGTTGGAATACATTATATGGGGATAAACCAACCTGTTGATAAATGTCATATCTGTGGCTACAAAGGAGAATTTACTGCTACAAAAGAAGGATTTACTTGCCCACAATGTGGAAATCATGATAGTAATGAAATGAGTGTAATAAGGAGAGTCTGTGGTTACCTATCTCAACCTAATGCTAGACCTTTTAATAAAGGTAAACAAGAGGAAATAATGCATAGAGTAAAACACAGTTAG
- a CDS encoding ABC transporter ATP-binding protein produces MASVTITGVTKSFGNVTVLQEFNQKFEDGEFITLLGPSGCGKTTMLRLIAGFEKPSSGEIYIGDKLVSSEKEFLPPEKRGIGMVFQSYAVWPHMNVFDNIAYPLKIQKINKNEIEERVNQVLKIVHLEQYKDRFPSELSGGQQQRVALGRALVAQPEILLLDEPLSNLDAKLREEMRYEIKEITKKLKITVIYVTHDQIEAMTMSDRIVLINKGEVQQVAPPQEIYSKPKNMFVANFVGKVDFIKGKVEGSKILLDNSNGQTLPNTSSFKGNVVVAIRPENAILSDDGEITAKVYSKFYLGDCNDLRVEIGNGNVLRIIARASTYNTLNEGDEVKIKILDYFVFEDDGKDQIKIMT; encoded by the coding sequence ATGGCATCAGTAACAATAACAGGAGTTACAAAATCTTTTGGAAATGTAACAGTTTTACAAGAATTTAATCAAAAATTTGAAGACGGAGAATTTATAACATTACTAGGTCCATCTGGTTGTGGAAAAACAACTATGCTTAGACTTATTGCAGGATTTGAGAAACCAAGCAGTGGAGAAATATATATAGGTGATAAATTAGTATCAAGTGAAAAAGAATTTTTACCACCTGAAAAAAGAGGAATTGGAATGGTATTTCAATCTTATGCAGTATGGCCTCATATGAATGTATTTGATAATATTGCTTATCCATTAAAAATTCAAAAAATTAATAAAAACGAAATAGAAGAAAGAGTAAATCAAGTTTTAAAAATTGTACACTTAGAACAATATAAAGATAGGTTTCCATCTGAGTTATCAGGAGGACAACAACAAAGAGTTGCATTGGGAAGAGCCTTAGTTGCTCAACCAGAAATTTTGTTGTTAGATGAACCTCTTTCTAACCTAGATGCAAAGTTAAGAGAAGAAATGAGATATGAAATAAAAGAAATAACTAAAAAATTAAAAATAACAGTTATTTATGTAACTCATGACCAAATAGAAGCAATGACAATGAGTGATAGAATTGTATTGATTAATAAAGGAGAAGTACAACAAGTTGCTCCTCCACAAGAAATATATTCTAAACCTAAAAATATGTTTGTTGCAAACTTTGTTGGTAAGGTTGATTTTATTAAAGGAAAGGTTGAAGGAAGTAAAATTTTACTTGATAACAGCAATGGGCAAACACTTCCTAACACAAGCTCATTTAAAGGAAATGTCGTTGTAGCAATTCGTCCAGAAAATGCTATTCTTTCTGATGATGGAGAAATCACAGCTAAGGTTTATTCAAAATTTTATTTAGGAGATTGCAATGATTTAAGAGTTGAAATTGGAAATGGAAATGTTTTAAGAATAATCGCAAGAGCCTCAACATATAACACTTTGAATGAAGGTGATGAAGTAAAAATAAAAATCTTAGATTATTTTGTTTTTGAAGATGATGGAAAAGATCAAATTAAAATTATGACATAA
- a CDS encoding ABC transporter permease, whose amino-acid sequence MVGQKKWRIDIKWIVILAIVAFLLIFEVFPLFYLLIKSLFSGGSFSWEAYRRVYTYDLNWIALKNTIITAGFTTILGVAIAFPLAFLVGRTDMYGKKFFRTLFVVTYMVPPYVGAMAWLRLLNPNAGVLNRFLMKIFGLGTAPFNIYTTSGIVWVLTCFFYPYAFITISRAMEKMDPSLEEASRISGASPLKTLLKVTIPMMTPSIIAAGLLVFVASASSYGIPSIIGAPGQIYTVTMRIIDFVHIGSEEGLTDAMTLAVFLMLISNIILYISTFVVGRKQYITMSGKSTRPNIVELGKWRLPITIIISIFSFFVIILPFITVAITSFTVNMGKPLTLSNLSLKAWEKVFSRASIISSTTNSFLAATAAAFFGILISCVMAYLLQRTNVKGKRIPDFLITLGSGTPSVTIALALIISMSGKFGINIYNTLTIMIIAYMIKYMLMGMRTVVSAMSQVHPSLEEAAQISGANWLRMLKDVTLPLIAASIVAGIFLIFMPSFYELTMSTLLYSSNTKTIGYELYIYQTYHSQQVASALATAILLFVILVNYILNKLTKGQFSI is encoded by the coding sequence ATGGTTGGACAAAAAAAATGGAGAATAGATATAAAATGGATAGTTATATTAGCAATAGTAGCTTTTCTGCTTATATTTGAAGTTTTTCCATTATTCTACTTATTAATTAAATCTTTATTTTCAGGAGGAAGTTTTTCTTGGGAAGCATATAGGAGAGTTTATACCTATGATTTAAACTGGATAGCTTTAAAAAATACTATAATTACAGCTGGTTTTACAACAATTCTTGGAGTTGCCATAGCATTTCCATTGGCATTTCTAGTTGGAAGAACAGATATGTATGGAAAAAAATTTTTTAGAACTTTGTTTGTTGTAACCTATATGGTTCCTCCTTATGTTGGAGCTATGGCTTGGTTAAGACTTTTAAATCCAAATGCTGGTGTTCTAAATAGATTTTTAATGAAAATTTTTGGCTTAGGAACTGCACCTTTTAATATCTATACAACCTCTGGAATTGTATGGGTATTAACCTGCTTTTTCTATCCCTATGCTTTTATAACAATATCAAGAGCTATGGAAAAAATGGATCCATCTTTGGAAGAGGCTTCAAGAATTTCAGGAGCTTCTCCTTTAAAAACTTTACTTAAAGTTACTATTCCAATGATGACTCCAAGTATAATAGCTGCAGGGCTTTTAGTTTTTGTTGCATCAGCTTCATCTTATGGTATTCCATCTATTATTGGAGCACCAGGACAAATTTATACAGTAACTATGCGTATAATAGATTTTGTTCATATTGGTTCAGAAGAAGGACTTACAGATGCAATGACTCTTGCTGTATTTTTGATGTTGATATCTAATATAATTTTATATATTTCAACATTTGTTGTTGGAAGAAAACAATATATAACTATGAGTGGTAAATCAACAAGACCAAATATTGTAGAATTAGGAAAATGGAGATTACCTATAACAATAATAATTTCAATTTTTTCATTTTTTGTAATAATTTTACCATTTATAACAGTTGCTATAACATCATTTACTGTGAATATGGGAAAACCACTTACTTTATCAAATTTATCATTAAAAGCATGGGAAAAAGTTTTTTCAAGAGCTTCTATTATAAGTTCTACAACAAACAGCTTTCTAGCAGCAACTGCTGCTGCATTCTTTGGAATTTTAATCTCTTGTGTAATGGCATATCTATTACAAAGGACAAATGTAAAAGGAAAAAGAATCCCAGACTTTTTGATAACATTAGGTTCTGGAACACCAAGTGTAACAATAGCTTTGGCACTTATAATATCAATGAGTGGCAAATTTGGAATAAATATTTATAATACTTTAACAATAATGATAATTGCATATATGATAAAATATATGTTAATGGGTATGAGAACTGTTGTTTCTGCAATGAGCCAAGTTCATCCTTCACTTGAAGAGGCTGCACAAATATCTGGAGCAAACTGGCTTCGTATGTTAAAAGATGTAACTTTACCATTGATAGCAGCAAGTATTGTTGCAGGAATCTTCTTAATATTTATGCCGTCATTCTATGAATTGACAATGTCAACATTGCTTTATTCATCAAATACCAAGACTATTGGATATGAATTATATATCTATCAAACATATCATAGTCAACAGGTTGCAAGTGCATTGGCAACAGCTATTTTACTATTTGTTATTTTAGTTAATTATATTTTAAATAAATTGACTAAGGGACAATTTTCAATATAG
- a CDS encoding ABC transporter substrate-binding protein yields MKKKFFWLVLSLMTLFLVACGGGEKKEEAADSNANTEITGKIVIYTSMYEDIIDNVSEKLKKEFPNLEVEFFQGGTGTLQSKIIAELQANKLGCDMLMVAEPSYSLELKEKGILHAYLSKNAENLALDYDKEGYWYPVRLLNMVLAYNPDKYKKEDLALTFEDFAKREDLAGKISIPDPLKSGTALAAVSALSDKYGEEYFKNLANLKVVVESGSVAVTKLETGEAAEIMILEESILKKREEENSTLEVIYPEDGIISIPSTIMTVKEDMSANKNIKAAEALTDWFLSPAGQEAIVEGWMHSVLKNPEKAPYDAKATDEILKASMPINWEKTYKDREELRKMFEKFITKAN; encoded by the coding sequence ATGAAGAAGAAATTTTTTTGGCTTGTATTATCTTTAATGACATTGTTTTTAGTTGCTTGTGGTGGAGGAGAAAAGAAAGAAGAAGCTGCTGATTCTAATGCCAACACTGAAATAACAGGAAAAATTGTTATCTATACTTCTATGTATGAAGATATAATAGATAATGTCAGTGAAAAGTTAAAAAAAGAATTTCCAAATTTGGAAGTTGAATTTTTCCAAGGTGGAACAGGAACTTTACAATCTAAAATTATAGCTGAATTACAAGCTAACAAATTAGGTTGTGATATGTTAATGGTTGCAGAACCATCTTATTCATTAGAATTAAAAGAAAAAGGAATATTACATGCATATCTTTCTAAAAATGCTGAAAATCTAGCATTAGATTATGATAAAGAAGGATATTGGTATCCAGTTCGTTTATTAAATATGGTTTTAGCATACAATCCTGATAAATACAAAAAAGAAGACTTAGCACTTACATTTGAAGATTTTGCTAAAAGAGAAGATTTAGCAGGAAAAATTTCAATTCCTGATCCACTAAAATCTGGAACTGCTTTGGCTGCTGTTTCTGCATTAAGTGATAAATATGGTGAAGAATATTTCAAAAATTTAGCTAATTTAAAAGTTGTTGTTGAATCTGGTTCAGTAGCTGTTACTAAATTAGAAACAGGAGAAGCCGCTGAAATTATGATACTTGAAGAATCTATTTTAAAGAAAAGAGAAGAAGAAAATTCTACACTAGAAGTTATATATCCAGAAGATGGAATAATTTCTATACCAAGTACAATAATGACTGTTAAAGAAGATATGTCAGCAAATAAAAATATAAAAGCAGCAGAAGCTCTAACAGATTGGTTCTTATCACCAGCTGGACAAGAAGCAATAGTAGAAGGCTGGATGCACTCTGTTTTAAAGAATCCTGAAAAAGCACCTTATGATGCAAAAGCTACTGATGAAATATTAAAAGCATCTATGCCTATAAATTGGGAAAAAACTTATAAGGATAGAGAAGAATTAAGAAAAATGTTTGAAAAATTTATAACTAAGGCAAATTAA
- the aspS gene encoding aspartate--tRNA ligase, with protein MVYRTHNLGELRLKNIGEVVTLSGWVDTKRNVSTSLTFIDLRDREGKTQIVFNNELLSEKILEETQKLKSESVIRVVGEVKERSNKNLNIPTGEIEVFAKEVEILNACDTLPFQISGVDDNLSENMRLTYRYLDIRRSKMLNNLKMRHRMIMSIRNYMDKAGFLDVDTPVLTKSTPEGARDFLVPSRTNLGTFYALPQSPQLFKQLLMIGGVEKYFQIAKCFRDEDLRADRQPEFTQLDIEMSFVEKEDVMNEIEGLAKYVFKNVTGEEANYTFQRMPYAEAMDRFGSDKPDLRFGVELKDLSDIVKNSSFNAFSSTVQNGGLVKAVVAPNANEKFSRKIISEYEEYVKTYFGAKGLAYIKLTADEITSPIAKFLSENEVKAIIEKTEAKTGDVIFIVADKKKVVASALGALRLKIGKDLDLINKDDFKFLWVVDFPMFDYDEEEQRYKAEHHPFTSIKAEDLDKFLAGQTEDIRTNTYDLVLNGSEIGGGSIRIFNPQIQSMVFDRLGLSQEEAKAKFGFFLDAFKYGAPPHGGLAFGIDRWLMVMLKEESIRDVIPFPKTNKGQCLMTEAPNTVDEKQLEELFIKSTYKK; from the coding sequence ATGGTATACAGAACACATAATTTAGGCGAGTTAAGATTAAAAAATATTGGAGAAGTTGTAACTCTATCTGGCTGGGTAGATACAAAAAGAAATGTAAGTACAAGTCTTACTTTCATTGATTTAAGAGATAGAGAAGGCAAAACTCAAATAGTTTTTAACAATGAACTTCTATCAGAAAAAATTTTAGAAGAAACACAAAAATTAAAGTCAGAATCTGTCATCAGAGTAGTGGGAGAAGTAAAGGAAAGATCAAATAAAAATCTTAATATTCCAACAGGAGAAATAGAAGTTTTTGCAAAAGAAGTTGAAATTTTAAATGCTTGTGATACTTTACCTTTTCAAATTTCTGGTGTAGATGATAATTTAAGTGAAAATATGAGATTGACATATAGATATCTTGATATTAGAAGAAGCAAGATGTTAAATAATTTAAAAATGCGTCATAGAATGATAATGTCTATTAGAAATTATATGGATAAGGCAGGTTTCTTAGATGTTGATACTCCTGTACTTACGAAATCTACTCCTGAGGGAGCAAGAGATTTTTTAGTTCCTAGTAGAACAAATCTAGGAACATTTTATGCTCTGCCTCAATCTCCACAACTTTTTAAACAGCTTTTAATGATAGGTGGAGTTGAAAAATATTTCCAAATTGCTAAATGTTTTAGAGATGAGGATTTAAGAGCAGATAGACAACCAGAATTTACACAACTTGATATTGAAATGTCTTTTGTAGAAAAAGAAGATGTTATGAATGAAATAGAAGGTTTAGCAAAATATGTATTTAAAAATGTAACTGGTGAAGAAGCAAATTATACTTTCCAAAGAATGCCTTATGCAGAAGCTATGGATAGATTTGGTTCTGATAAACCAGATTTAAGATTTGGAGTTGAATTAAAAGATTTATCTGATATAGTTAAAAATTCATCATTTAATGCTTTTAGTTCTACTGTCCAAAATGGTGGACTTGTTAAAGCAGTTGTTGCACCTAATGCTAATGAAAAATTTTCAAGAAAAATTATTTCTGAATATGAAGAATATGTTAAAACATATTTTGGGGCAAAAGGACTTGCCTATATAAAGCTTACTGCTGATGAGATAACTTCTCCTATTGCTAAATTTTTAAGTGAAAATGAAGTGAAAGCAATAATTGAAAAAACAGAAGCTAAAACAGGAGATGTAATTTTTATAGTTGCTGATAAGAAAAAAGTTGTTGCTTCTGCACTTGGAGCATTAAGATTAAAAATAGGTAAGGATTTAGATTTAATAAACAAAGATGATTTTAAATTCTTATGGGTTGTTGATTTCCCAATGTTTGACTATGATGAAGAAGAACAAAGATATAAGGCAGAACATCATCCATTTACTTCTATAAAAGCAGAAGATTTGGATAAATTTTTAGCAGGACAAACAGAAGATATTAGAACTAACACTTATGACTTAGTTTTAAATGGTTCTGAAATAGGTGGAGGTTCTATAAGAATATTTAATCCACAAATTCAATCTATGGTATTTGATAGATTAGGACTTTCACAGGAAGAAGCAAAAGCTAAATTTGGTTTCTTCTTAGATGCTTTTAAATATGGAGCACCTCCTCATGGAGGACTAGCATTTGGTATAGATAGATGGCTTATGGTTATGTTAAAAGAAGAATCTATAAGAGATGTAATTCCTTTCCCTAAAACTAATAAAGGACAATGTTTGATGACAGAAGCTCCTAACACTGTTGATGAAAAACAATTAGAAGAATTATTTATAAAATCTACTTATAAAAAATAA
- the hisS gene encoding histidine--tRNA ligase, translating into MKLIKAVRGTKDIIGEEAKKYTYISNVAQKMFENYGYNFVKTPIFEETELFKRGIGEATDVVEKEMYTFKDRGDRSITLRPENTASLVRCYLENAIYAKEEISRFYYNGSMFRYERPQAGRQREFNQIGLEVFGEKSPKVDAEVITIGYKFLEKLGISDLEVKINSVGSKESRTIYREKLIEHFSKHLDDMCDDCKDRINRNPLRLLDCKVDGNKDFYKSAPNIIDFLFEDERKHYEDVKKYLDIFGIKYTEDPTLVRGLDYYSSTVFEIVTNKLGSQGTVLGGGRYDNLLKELGDKDIPAVGFATGVERIMMLLGENYPKNNPDVYIAWLGENTSETALKIAESLRDNDIKVYIDYSEKGMKSHMKKADKLSVRYCIILGEDELNKGIVLLKDFSTREQKEIKIEEIINYIK; encoded by the coding sequence ATGAAATTAATAAAAGCTGTAAGAGGAACAAAAGATATTATTGGAGAAGAGGCTAAAAAATACACTTATATTTCAAATGTAGCTCAAAAAATGTTTGAAAATTACGGTTACAATTTTGTAAAAACACCAATTTTTGAAGAAACTGAATTATTTAAAAGAGGAATTGGAGAGGCAACTGATGTTGTTGAAAAAGAAATGTATACTTTTAAAGATAGAGGAGACAGATCTATAACATTAAGACCTGAAAATACTGCTTCTCTTGTTAGATGTTATCTTGAAAATGCTATTTATGCCAAAGAAGAGATTAGTAGATTTTACTATAATGGTTCAATGTTTAGATATGAAAGACCTCAAGCTGGAAGACAAAGAGAATTTAATCAAATAGGTCTTGAAGTATTTGGAGAAAAGTCTCCAAAGGTTGATGCAGAAGTTATTACTATTGGATATAAATTCCTTGAAAAATTAGGTATAAGTGATTTGGAAGTAAAAATCAATTCAGTTGGATCTAAAGAATCTCGTACAATTTATAGAGAAAAATTGATAGAGCACTTTTCAAAACATTTAGATGATATGTGTGATGACTGTAAGGATAGAATTAATAGAAATCCTTTAAGACTTTTAGATTGTAAAGTTGATGGAAATAAAGATTTCTATAAGTCTGCTCCAAATATTATAGATTTCCTTTTTGAAGATGAAAGGAAACACTATGAAGATGTTAAAAAATATTTGGATATATTTGGAATAAAATATACAGAAGATCCAACTCTTGTAAGGGGACTTGATTATTATTCAAGCACAGTTTTTGAAATTGTAACTAATAAGCTTGGTTCTCAAGGAACAGTTTTAGGTGGTGGAAGATACGATAATCTACTAAAAGAATTAGGAGATAAAGATATTCCTGCTGTTGGATTTGCAACTGGAGTTGAAAGAATTATGATGCTTCTTGGAGAAAATTATCCTAAGAATAATCCAGATGTATATATTGCTTGGCTTGGTGAAAATACTTCAGAAACTGCATTAAAAATTGCTGAATCTTTAAGAGATAATGATATAAAAGTTTATATAGATTATTCAGAAAAAGGAATGAAATCTCATATGAAAAAAGCAGATAAATTATCTGTGAGATACTGTATTATCCTTGGAGAAGATGAGCTTAATAAAGGTATAGTTTTATTAAAAGATTTTTCTACAAGAGAACAAAAAGAAATAAAGATTGAAGAAATTATAAATTATATTAAATAG
- a CDS encoding replication-associated recombination protein A, giving the protein MNLFQKNYKNVEPLAYKLRPKSLDDFVGQEKLLGKDGVITRLILNSTLSNSIFYGPPGCGKSSLGEIISNTLDCNFEKLNATTASVSDIRNVVETARRNIELYNKRTILFLDEIHRFNKNQQDALLSYTEDGTLTLIGATTENPYYNINNALLSRVMVFEFKALTNEDILKLIDKGLNFLNISMSDKIKEIIIDISQGDSRIALNYVEMYNNIHTQMSENEIFSIFKERQVSFDKKQDKYDMISAFIKSVRGSDPDAAVYWLARLLDGGEDPKYMARRLFIEASEDIGMANPEALLIANAAMNACEKIGMPEVRIILAHATIYLAISSKSNSVYEAIDAALADIKKGELQEVPLNICHDNVGYKYPHNYTDNFVKQKYMNKKKTYYKPGNNKNEKMIAEKLNKLWNE; this is encoded by the coding sequence ATGAATTTATTTCAAAAAAACTATAAAAATGTTGAACCTCTTGCATATAAATTACGACCAAAAAGTTTAGATGACTTTGTAGGACAGGAAAAACTTTTAGGAAAAGATGGAGTGATTACAAGACTTATTTTAAATTCTACTCTATCCAATTCTATTTTTTATGGTCCTCCTGGTTGTGGAAAAAGTAGTTTAGGAGAGATTATTTCTAATACTTTGGATTGTAATTTTGAAAAATTAAATGCTACCACTGCAAGTGTTTCAGATATAAGAAATGTAGTTGAAACAGCTAGAAGAAATATAGAACTTTACAATAAAAGGACTATATTATTTTTAGATGAAATTCATAGATTTAATAAAAATCAACAGGATGCCCTACTTTCTTATACAGAAGATGGAACACTTACTCTTATAGGGGCAACAACAGAAAATCCTTATTACAATATAAATAATGCTTTACTTTCAAGAGTTATGGTTTTTGAGTTTAAAGCTCTTACTAACGAAGATATTTTAAAATTGATAGATAAAGGGTTAAATTTTTTAAATATAAGTATGAGTGATAAAATAAAAGAAATCATTATTGATATATCACAGGGAGATTCAAGAATAGCTTTAAATTATGTTGAAATGTACAATAACATACATACTCAAATGAGTGAAAATGAAATTTTTTCTATTTTTAAAGAAAGGCAAGTTTCTTTTGACAAAAAACAAGATAAATATGATATGATATCAGCCTTTATAAAATCTGTGAGAGGAAGCGACCCTGATGCAGCAGTGTATTGGCTAGCTAGACTCTTAGATGGTGGAGAAGATCCAAAATATATGGCAAGAAGACTATTTATTGAAGCAAGTGAAGATATAGGAATGGCAAACCCAGAGGCACTTTTAATTGCAAATGCAGCTATGAATGCTTGTGAAAAAATAGGTATGCCAGAGGTTAGAATAATTTTGGCTCATGCTACTATATATCTTGCAATTTCTTCTAAGTCAAATTCTGTATATGAAGCAATAGATGCTGCATTAGCCGATATTAAAAAAGGAGAATTACAAGAAGTCCCATTAAATATATGCCATGATAATGTAGGGTACAAATATCCACATAATTACACTGATAATTTTGTTAAACAAAAATATATGAATAAAAAGAAAACATATTACAAACCTGGTAATAATAAAAATGAAAAAATGATAGCTGAAAAATTAAACAAATTATGGAATGAATAG